The DNA window AGGCTGCACCAGCACCAGGAAGGCCACCAGCTCCTTTGGGCCCAGCGCCTCCCCCAAAGACACCATCTCCAGCACCAGCAACGCCACCTGCTACTATTGAGGCACTGCCTGGTGAGGTTGCAGGTGAAGTAATTATCACACCATATGAAGACATAAATGCCCTTATTATAAAGACCGATCCCAGAAGCTACCTCGCTATTTTAGAGACGCTGAAAAAACTGGACATCCCTGCAAAACAGGTATTGATAGAGGTCCTGATAGCAGAAGTATCACTTACAGACAAGACCCAGTTTGGCATTGAATGGATGTTGAAAACTACTGCTTCTATAGAGGGCAAACACCATCCACTTGTGACAGGCTTTACCTCAGAGGCACAGCCTGGAACAATCGCCCCTCAGATTAGCGCTACTACAGGTGAGGTTACAAGTATTATTACTACTCCCTCTGCAGGCACAGCCTTTGCTGCACTTATAAAGCCTGGGAGATATGGAGCTATTTTGAATGCCTTTGCGAGCCTTGGAAAACTCAATGTGCTTTCAAGCCCGCATATCCTCGCAATGGACAACAAAGAGGCAAAGATAGAGATAGGTGATGAAATTCCTATAGCAACAGGATTTCAGCAGCAACCTGCTACTTCTACAACCACAGGCACTACTTCATTTGTAGCAGCAGGCCAGATTCAGTACAGAACAACAGGTATTATTCTGACAGTTACTCCACATATCTCAGAGAAAAATATGGTAAAACTAAAAATTTCTCAGGAGATAAGCAGCAGGGGCGTGGACATCTCTCTCGCAGGTATAACCTCACCCAGTTTTACAAAGCGAAAGGCAGAGACCATTGGTGTTGTACAGAACGGGCATACACTGATAATCGGAGGATTGATGTCCGAGCAGAAGAATAAAACGAGGGAAGGCATTCCTTTGCTGAGCAGAATCCCCATAATCGGGCACCTCTTTGGCGTAACAACAGATGAAGTGAAGAAGACAGAGCTGCTGGTTATGGTTACGCCTCATGTAATTACCTCCCCTGAGGAGGCAGATGCCATTACAAAAGAGTTTCAGAATAAGGTAAAGACAATAAAGGAGAGACTTGAGGATGTTCAGAAGGAAAAAGAATAGATCGGTCCAGAATCTTTCTTCAACGATTCCCGACAAGCAGGAATGACGCTTTCAAGGCGACATACAGTAACACCTAAAGGGTTCAAGTTACAAACCATATCTGTCCAAAATAACTTTTCTTGGACAGCATATGGAGAATTAGAATGAGAACTAATAGATTATTGTTTCGTAAGTTGTCATTCCTGCCCCTTTTGTCATTCCCCGATTTAATCGGGGAATCCAGGGGTAAACTCCAGCAGGAATCCAGTTTTTTCAATATGTTTTGTAATGCTATCCTCCTGGATTCCCGTTTTCACGGGAATGACGGCAATGGTGATCTATCTTGGACAGCAGTGGTTACAAACTTGAACCCGCCAAGGAGAGGCGATTACCCCGGTAGGCCAGCCGTCTCGGCTGTCCTAAATGGTTAAACCCTTGACAGGCGAGACGCCTGTCCTACCAAGATTTTTAATTGCTTCTATTTTCTATCTCTATTTCTATAAGTCATGGATTTTTTTAATTGCCTGGTGCTATACTATGCCTTAAATTTTCCCCAGGGAGGAGAATACTTGCCGGAAAAAGGCACCATAAAAAAACAGTTTCCTGCAATTATTATAATATACCTTGTCTCTATTATAATTATAGCTTCTGCCGTTATTGCTTCAACACAGGACATGCCACTGATTAAAATCATTGAAATTAAAGGAAATAAGAAGATTGAGGAAGAGACAATAAGGGCCAGGATTAAAAGCAAGGCAGGTGAATTTTTCTCTCAGGAAAGAGCACAGAATGATATAAAAACATTATTTGCAATTGGCTATTTTGATGATGTAAGGGTTGAGGTAGAATCCTTTGAAGATGGCATCAAGCTAATATATATCCTGAAAGAAAAGCCCACAATCACAAGTATAGACTTTCAGGGAAATGAAGAAATAGAAACTGACAAGATTAAAGAAAAAGTGACAATCTCCGCGGGGGCCATAGCAAGCCCTCCCCTCATATCTGACAATGTTCAAAAAATTATTACTTTTTACCAGTCGGAGGGATACTGGCATGTAAAGGTAATCCCTGTGACCAGGGTTATTTCCGAGGATGCCGTGGCCCTTACCTTCCAGATAGAAGAGGGGCCAAAGGTCACAATAAAAAAGATACAGATCGAGGGGAACAAGGCATTATCTTCAAGAGAGATAAAGAAGGCCATGGAGACCAGAGAGCGCTGGCTGTTTTCTTTTATCACAGGCTCTGGATTTTACAAAAAAGAGGAGATGGAGGCTGACATCGAAAGGATCAGGGAGCTCTATCACAGCAAAGGTTACATACAGGTTGTTGTTGCAGAGCCCAGAGTAACTTTAAGTCCTGATAAAAAGCGCATATATATAAATATATCAGTATCCGAGGGCGAACAATTTAAGGTCGGCTCAGTCGATTTAAAGGGCAATACTGTTTTTGCCAGCTCTGAACTTTTCCAGAAAATTGAGACTGCGCCTGGAAAGGTTTTCAACAGAAAAGCCCTGAGAAAAGATATTTCCAATATACTTGACCTCTATTCAGAGAAAGGTTATGCCCTGTGCGATGTAAAACCCATGTTAGATTTAGACACTCCCCAAAAGCTTGTGAATTTAACCCTATCAATTTCTGAGGGAGATATATTCAGGATTGGCAGGGTAATAATTACAGGAAATACAAAAACAAGGGATAAGGTCATCAGGAGGGAGGTGAGGCTTGATGAAGGTGATGTTTTCAACAGCAAACTCATGAAGAGGAGCTATGAGAGGATAACTAATACCAACTATTTCGACTCAGTAGAGATAACCCCTGAGCCAAAGGCAGAGGAAAAGCTGGTTGACGTCCACGTCAAAGTAAAAGAACGGCAGACAGGCATGCTCTCTATTGGTGGCGGTTATAGTTCTGTAGATAAATTCATAGGTATGGGAGAGATTACACAGACAAACCTCTTTGGAAAAGGCTATTTACTTAAACTCAGGGCAGAGCTGAGCTCAAGGAGAGCAAACTACAACCTCCTCCTTAGAGACCCATGGTTTATGGATAAACCAATCACAGCGAGCTTTGGCATTTACAACGAAACCTTTAAGTCCCTCGACTACACCAGAAAGGCAAAAGGCTTTTCTGTTGGTTTCGGGAAAGAGCTCTCAGAATATATACGGGGGGACATCGTTTATAACCTTGAAAAGGTAGAAGTATTGGATGTCTCAGATGCTGCCTCCCAGTTTATAAAAGACCAGAGAGGCAAAAAACTCACAAGCAGTCTCAGCCCTTCGCTGACAAGGGATTCTAGAGACAATTTTCTTGACCCGACAAGGGGGTCAAGAAACGCAATCTACACAACATTTGCAGGCATAGGCGGAGACAATTACTTCGTAAAGGCCCTCCTTGACTCAGGCTGGTATATACCTCTTGTATGGGACACCACCCTCGGCCTGAGGGGAAGAGTAGGATATGCATCTGGATTCGCAGGAAAAGAGCTGCCTGTTTATGAAAGATTTTATGTGGGGGGGATTAATACTGTAAGAGGCCTTGGCTTTGGAGAGGGAGGGCCGAGGAGTGCAGAGGGGGAAAAAATAGGGGGCACCAAGGAGGTGATTTTTAATGCTGAGTTCATATTCCCTCTTGTAAAGGATCTCCGCTTAAAAGGTGTGGCATTTTTCGACGCAGGCAGGGCCTACGACAAAAACGAGCCAATACGGATTCAAGATTTAAGGCCAACTACAGGCCTTGGCATTAGATGGATATCGCCACTGGGCCCGATAAGGGTTGAATGGGGTTACAATTTATCAAGGAAGCCAGATGAAAGCCAGAGCAAGTGGGAATTTACCTTTGGCACAGCTTTTTAAATTAAGAATCCTGTGGTAAACTACAAAAAATTATCAAGTTAAATTTCAGGAGGAAAAATGAAAAAGATTTGGGAGAGAAATTGCTTTGCAATTCTGTCAGGTTTAGTTTTGCTGCTATTTTTCGGAGCCAATGTCTCCAGAGCTGAAGTAGCCACTAAGATAGCTTATGTGGACCTCTTTAAGGCCATTAATGAGTCAGAGGCCGGCCTCAAGGCAAAAAATACCCTGGACGATTTAATTAAGTCAAAACAGACAACATTAGACAAAAAGGTCAAAGAGATTGAGAAGCTTAAGTCGGAGTTTGAAAAACAAGCCTCTGTGCTTTCGGAAGATGTGAAAAAGAAAAAACTTGAAGAGGTCGAGAGCCTCCAGAGAGATTACCAGAGATTGCTTCAGGATTCCCAGACCGAGGTAAAGAAAAAAGAAGCAGAACTCACAGGCTCAATCCTGAGAGAGATGAGAGAGATTATAAATAAGATTGCCGAAGAAGAAGGATACGCCTTAATCCTCGAGAAGGCCGAAGGAGTAGTGCTCTATGGCTCAAAAAATATAGACATAACAGACAAGGTAATTAAAAAGCATAACGAAACAAGAAAATCTGGCGAGAAAAAGACAAAGAAATAGCTTTCTTGAAACTCAGAAACTAAAATGACATTAAAGGAACTTGCTGAACTCCTCAATGGTAAGATTATCGGCAATCCTGATATTGAGATTAAAAATATAGCCCCTATCAGCGAAGCCAAAAACGGGGATATAACCTTCCTTGCCTCAAACAGGTACATAGATGCGTTAAAAGAGTCCAATGCATCAGCAGTTATTGCCAGAGAGGCAGTTGCAGGTATTCCCAGGACATTTCTACTTGTAGAAAACCCTTACTACGCATTTGCCAGGGCACTGGAAATCTTTTATCAAAAACCATGTGTACCCATAGGTGTAAGCGAAGGTGCTCATATTGGAAAGGATGTAATCCTTGGAGCAGCTATTTCTATTTATCCAAATACCTATATTGCTGACAGGGCACACATTGGTGACAACACTGTAATCTATCCCG is part of the Nitrospirota bacterium genome and encodes:
- the bamA gene encoding outer membrane protein assembly factor BamA, translating into MPEKGTIKKQFPAIIIIYLVSIIIIASAVIASTQDMPLIKIIEIKGNKKIEEETIRARIKSKAGEFFSQERAQNDIKTLFAIGYFDDVRVEVESFEDGIKLIYILKEKPTITSIDFQGNEEIETDKIKEKVTISAGAIASPPLISDNVQKIITFYQSEGYWHVKVIPVTRVISEDAVALTFQIEEGPKVTIKKIQIEGNKALSSREIKKAMETRERWLFSFITGSGFYKKEEMEADIERIRELYHSKGYIQVVVAEPRVTLSPDKKRIYINISVSEGEQFKVGSVDLKGNTVFASSELFQKIETAPGKVFNRKALRKDISNILDLYSEKGYALCDVKPMLDLDTPQKLVNLTLSISEGDIFRIGRVIITGNTKTRDKVIRREVRLDEGDVFNSKLMKRSYERITNTNYFDSVEITPEPKAEEKLVDVHVKVKERQTGMLSIGGGYSSVDKFIGMGEITQTNLFGKGYLLKLRAELSSRRANYNLLLRDPWFMDKPITASFGIYNETFKSLDYTRKAKGFSVGFGKELSEYIRGDIVYNLEKVEVLDVSDAASQFIKDQRGKKLTSSLSPSLTRDSRDNFLDPTRGSRNAIYTTFAGIGGDNYFVKALLDSGWYIPLVWDTTLGLRGRVGYASGFAGKELPVYERFYVGGINTVRGLGFGEGGPRSAEGEKIGGTKEVIFNAEFIFPLVKDLRLKGVAFFDAGRAYDKNEPIRIQDLRPTTGLGIRWISPLGPIRVEWGYNLSRKPDESQSKWEFTFGTAF
- a CDS encoding OmpH family outer membrane protein translates to MKKIWERNCFAILSGLVLLLFFGANVSRAEVATKIAYVDLFKAINESEAGLKAKNTLDDLIKSKQTTLDKKVKEIEKLKSEFEKQASVLSEDVKKKKLEEVESLQRDYQRLLQDSQTEVKKKEAELTGSILREMREIINKIAEEEGYALILEKAEGVVLYGSKNIDITDKVIKKHNETRKSGEKKTKK